GGGCCTAGATAGAgactggggggaggggggggagagggcaTGCAGGCAGCTCATGCTGTGGGATCAGGCAGACATTTGACAGAATGAAAGAGGTGAGAGGGACACAAAGCATGAAGGCTTGTGCTCTCCCTTTCAGAACCTGTTCAACATTAAAAACCATGTGCTTGCCAGACAGCATTGTACTGAATATAACGATACATATGTATCCCAAGTGATGTAAATGATAACTAAAACAATAACGAGATTAGAATGAATCTTGGATAGCTCACTTCACCTAACTCCTGGTTTCTCCTGTTACCCCTCCTTGCCTGACTGAGTAGTGCTTTGTTCATTCAGTATGGCCTCTCCTGATTGGCAGGGATTTTTCTGTTTCAACTCCGTCCGCGGCGCACAGGCCGCCAGATACcgctcccctatttgaccttgaGTGGCGGCTCCCTCTCCAGCCAGCGCACACGCACTTTCTGTTTGTAGTGATACTCCTTGAGGAAGTCCTGCAGGGCCGGGGGCAGCGGCAGGGCGCCGATGCCGTCGTATGTGGTCCGGCGGCAGATGGCGGCGCGGGCCAGGTGCTGCAAGCCGGAGGGGAAGGTCCGGTGGAGAGGCGCCGTGAGCAGCGGCTCAAAGAACATGCAGGCGCTGGGGTCCTTGTAGTGCTCCAGTAGGCCCGTGACGGTGGACGAGTGGAACACGCAGGGGTCGTGGGCGTCGAAGCTGAAGTTGTGGTTCCACTGCTCGATGCGGGCGTGCAGCGATCGGTTGTAGCGACGGAAGCTGACCGAGAACAGGTAGTCCTCCTGGGCCGAGTCGCGTAACAGGAAGGTGCCCTCAGGCCGGCCATCCAGCAGAGCCTCTGCCTCGTAGCGGTCCATCACGCCCCAGTAGCAGGGCAGCGCAGTGATCTGAAGCAGGTCCGGCACCAGGCAGTGGATGTAGTCTATCTGGGTGTGCACCTTCCAGGGCCCAGACTGGTTCCGACTCAGATGGCCATCCCCGGACGTGTGGCGTAGCTTAGGCCTCAGGGCCTGCAGGCAAAGGGTGGTGGAGTCCTCCTCCGAGTCGCAGTCAGCCAGCTGGGCTGTAGCCCCTCCGAGCACCTGTAACGACGAGCCCGACGACCCAGCCGCCCCTCCTGAGCAGCTGGCCATGGTGCCCTCCCCAGAGGCCTCTGCAATGCCAGGGGCCATCTTTGGTCCCAGTTTGTACAGAGAGGAGCACTGCGCCAAGGCCTCCAGGGTGTGAATCTGGGCGTTGGGTGGGGGGTCCACTCCCTCCTCAATGCTGAGCCTGCGGCGTTCGCGCAGACGCTCCTCCTCGTCCTCGGGGGAGGGGTGGGCCGGGTCAAAGGCGTCTAGCAGAGCCGTGGAGGAATGCGGGCTGACAGGCGCTGTGTGCTGCTTGATCAGGTGCCACTTGTTGGCCAGGTCCGAGCCCTGGGGGAAGGGACAGGTCTCCAgcatcagctctgtcaggtggatcTTGCGCTTGGAGATGGTGGGGgtttggggggaggaggagagggagcggcGGCGGGGGGGAAGGGGTAGACACAGGCCCACTGTGTCGCTAAGCCGCTGGCGCAGGGAGCGGGTGCTCAGACTACGCCCCCCGTCTCCAGAGTCATCCATCTCCTGGATGGAGTTGACCCCGTAGCGACGCTCCCTTCGCCCAGCGGCACCGCGCGCGCGTCCAGACCGCCTGTCTGTATCCATGGAGCTCTGGGTCTTAGTGGAACATGAGTGTTTTTTCTTGCCCCCCCAAGGTGCATGGCGCGAGTACGAGTCTCTCCGGCCCATAGGGATTCCCCAAGGAGCCCCCCTCGCTTCCTCATTGTCTTTTCTGTCTGTGGTTCTCTCTACCATCTGGGGGATGTCCGACACACAGTTGTGACGTCGCCCTCCAGTAACCCCGGGAAGCGGCAAGAGGCTTCGGGAAAGGATGGAGGCCCGAGATGCCTGGGCCTCTCCTGAAGTTTCTCCCCGTCCCAGGTCCGCCACACAGTGCATACCATCCTCTTCCACCACGCTGTTCTCTGTACTGGGTCCCGCACCGTCACTGTGGAAGAGGGTCTGGCATCGGTTCCTCAGGTTGCTCCACATCTTGCCCACTTTTTCCATGGATAGTGACCAAGCCCTGCCAGACATGAACACATATCAGATTAGACGAATCGTAGGGTACAGGAATGACCTACattactaaacaatacatgacCTACATCACTAAACAATGCATGACCTACATTACATGACCTAcatcactaaacaatacatgaccTACATTAACAATTGCATGAAACCCCTTAACATTTTGTTAGGCCTAGACAATGTAGCAATTCTGCAAATTCAAAATGGTAGTGATCCTATTGATCATTGTGCATACCCCTGCAATGCCGTCTGG
The Oncorhynchus nerka isolate Pitt River linkage group LG28, Oner_Uvic_2.0, whole genome shotgun sequence genome window above contains:
- the LOC115113334 gene encoding suppressor of cytokine signaling 5-like, with protein sequence MEKVGKMWSNLRNRCQTLFHSDGAGPSTENSVVEEDGMHCVADLGRGETSGEAQASRASILSRSLLPLPGVTGGRRHNCVSDIPQMVERTTDRKDNEEARGAPWGIPMGRRDSYSRHAPWGGKKKHSCSTKTQSSMDTDRRSGRARGAAGRRERRYGVNSIQEMDDSGDGGRSLSTRSLRQRLSDTVGLCLPLPPRRRSLSSSPQTPTISKRKIHLTELMLETCPFPQGSDLANKWHLIKQHTAPVSPHSSTALLDAFDPAHPSPEDEEERLRERRRLSIEEGVDPPPNAQIHTLEALAQCSSLYKLGPKMAPGIAEASGEGTMASCSGGAAGSSGSSLQVLGGATAQLADCDSEEDSTTLCLQALRPKLRHTSGDGHLSRNQSGPWKVHTQIDYIHCLVPDLLQITALPCYWGVMDRYEAEALLDGRPEGTFLLRDSAQEDYLFSVSFRRYNRSLHARIEQWNHNFSFDAHDPCVFHSSTVTGLLEHYKDPSACMFFEPLLTAPLHRTFPSGLQHLARAAICRRTTYDGIGALPLPPALQDFLKEYHYKQKVRVRWLEREPPLKVK